One genomic window of Etheostoma spectabile isolate EspeVRDwgs_2016 chromosome 5, UIUC_Espe_1.0, whole genome shotgun sequence includes the following:
- the cyb561a3a gene encoding lysosomal membrane ascorbate-dependent ferrireductase CYB561A3 isoform X4, which yields MRSIVSFYICYLLCLGLGLACMVCVCLWNSQWRGGFAWDGSALQFNWHPVLMVTGLVVLYGNGAVLYRVPLTWGQNKLPWKLLHATVMFLALILSIVGLCAVFGFHNDKKIPNLYSLHSWIGITAVALFAMQWVVGLAGFLLPCSPISIRALLKPVHVWMGGSILWLSIAACISGINEKLFFVLTGTQAYVDLPSEALLGNSLGVLIVAFGLVVFMILSNHKWQRPDSSPEVLAYTPLLEEEN from the exons ATGAGATCCATTGTGAGTTTCTACATATGCTACCTGCTGTGCTTGGGTCTGGGCCTGGcctgcatggtgtgtgtgtgtttgtggaatAGCCAGTGGCGAGGGGGTTTTGCCTGGGACGGCTCGGCACTGCAATTCAACTGGCACCCTGTTCTGATGGTAACAGGTCTAGTTGTGCTGTACGGCAATG GAGCTGTGTTGTACCGTGTCCCCCTGACCTGGGGTCAGAATAAACTCCCCTGGAAGCTGCTGCATGCCACAGTGATGTTCCTAGCTCTGATTCTGTCAATTGTGggtctgtgtgctgtgtttggcttccacaatgataaaaaaattcCCAACCTCTACTCTTTGCACAGTTGGATTGGAATCACTGCTGTAGCACTTTTTGCCATGCAG TGGGTGGTGGGTTTGGCTGGCTTCCTTCTGCCCTGCTCCCCCATATCAATACGTGCACTCCTGAAACCTGTCCATGTGTGGATGGGAGGCAGCATACTGTGGCTCAGCATCGCTGCATGCATTTCTGGAATCAACGAGAAACTGTTCTTTGTTCT GACTGGAACTCAGGCGTATGTTGACCTTCCATCCGAGGCTTTGTTAGGAAATTCATTAGGAGTTTTAATTGTAGCCTTCGGCTTGGTCGTTTTCATGATTTTGTCCAACCACAAATGGCAGCGACCAGACTCCAGTCCTGAGGTTCTGGCTTACACG CCATTGCTTGAAGAAGAAAATTAA